From one Bacillus sp. FJAT-42376 genomic stretch:
- a CDS encoding MmcQ/YjbR family DNA-binding protein, producing MNKKRLHAICSELPGTIHDYQPVWEADRYHICGKMFALIGSDTKRKQIITLKCDPYRAEELRETYEGIIPGYHMNKTHWNSIYLDSNVPDHVMEALIQHSHQLVLKNLPKKVQIEIESRSGGGESLRD from the coding sequence ATGAATAAAAAGAGGCTTCATGCCATATGTTCTGAACTGCCGGGGACAATCCATGATTACCAGCCAGTCTGGGAGGCAGACCGATATCATATCTGCGGGAAAATGTTTGCGCTGATAGGCAGCGATACAAAAAGGAAGCAGATTATTACGTTAAAGTGTGACCCGTATCGGGCTGAAGAATTGAGAGAAACGTATGAAGGGATTATTCCAGGCTATCACATGAACAAAACACACTGGAACTCGATTTATCTCGATTCCAATGTGCCCGATCATGTAATGGAGGCGCTTATACAGCATTCGCACCAGCTCGTTTTGAAGAATCTCCCGAAAAAAGTACAGATAGAGATTGAAAGCAGATCAGGCGGGGGAGAGAGCTTAAGGGATTGA
- a CDS encoding Na+/H+ antiporter NhaC family protein, whose translation MQHDWFSVIPFLIAIPIAIKTKQVLPGLFAGLLAGAYLLQPSPVGGLKKMIDILVKGIIDPGNIKIFMFLYAFTGLIGMIKIAGGIRGFVEAASAKVQTKKQALFLTYISTIGTFAAPSFRFVTIAPIMRALLKKVKMSTQELGFVIETTATPIIVLIPIATAFVGYMTSLIDLALENEHIKADSYQLFLQSIPYNFFSYVLIIVGIYLSFFHHSKSTEESDPEKIGGGSGEDDWHNCDPSVGKDLPERPWNLFVPLILVIGLTFLFTWWDGFQKEKGFFTAFIKADVMTAMLTAILVALILTFVFFRFQKIKTGELLNSFILGGNELMSVIVLLSFVWGLSSASEELGFSRFVTSHSQWIPPSLLVPVLFVFGAAVSYFIGSAWGTWGILMPLGVSIAAASHLSLPLVIGTVFASGTFGAFASPLSDDTNTIARILNLSVITYARYKLRPALIAAGITVVLYGAVSFFL comes from the coding sequence ATGCAGCACGATTGGTTTTCGGTCATTCCATTTTTGATTGCGATTCCTATAGCGATTAAGACGAAGCAGGTACTGCCTGGTCTGTTTGCCGGTTTGCTCGCTGGTGCTTATTTATTGCAGCCAAGTCCCGTGGGCGGCCTCAAGAAGATGATTGATATCCTTGTAAAGGGGATCATTGACCCGGGGAATATTAAAATTTTTATGTTTCTTTACGCTTTTACCGGCTTAATCGGAATGATTAAAATAGCCGGGGGAATTCGCGGGTTTGTAGAAGCAGCCTCTGCAAAAGTTCAGACAAAGAAGCAGGCCCTTTTTTTAACCTACATATCGACAATCGGAACCTTTGCAGCCCCCAGCTTCCGTTTTGTCACGATTGCACCCATTATGCGGGCGCTTTTAAAAAAAGTGAAGATGTCGACGCAGGAGCTCGGGTTTGTGATTGAAACGACGGCGACCCCGATTATAGTGCTCATTCCGATTGCTACTGCGTTCGTCGGGTATATGACTTCGCTTATTGATCTGGCTCTTGAAAATGAGCACATCAAAGCAGATTCGTATCAGCTATTTCTGCAGAGCATTCCTTATAATTTTTTCTCTTATGTGCTGATTATCGTCGGCATCTATTTAAGTTTTTTTCACCATTCCAAATCGACGGAGGAAAGTGATCCGGAAAAGATCGGGGGCGGCTCCGGTGAGGATGACTGGCACAATTGTGATCCGTCGGTAGGAAAAGATTTGCCGGAGCGGCCATGGAATCTGTTTGTCCCGCTTATTCTTGTGATTGGCCTGACTTTCCTGTTTACATGGTGGGACGGATTCCAAAAGGAGAAAGGTTTTTTTACAGCCTTTATTAAAGCGGACGTGATGACGGCGATGCTTACCGCCATCCTCGTTGCCCTGATTTTAACCTTTGTGTTTTTCAGATTCCAGAAGATAAAAACGGGGGAGCTGCTGAACAGCTTTATCCTCGGAGGAAATGAATTGATGTCTGTCATTGTGCTGCTTTCCTTTGTATGGGGGCTTTCCTCTGCGAGTGAGGAGCTTGGATTCTCCCGCTTTGTCACGAGTCATTCCCAGTGGATTCCGCCATCCCTCCTTGTTCCGGTTCTCTTTGTTTTTGGGGCAGCCGTTTCTTATTTTATTGGTTCCGCCTGGGGGACTTGGGGAATCCTCATGCCGCTCGGTGTTTCCATTGCCGCAGCCTCCCATCTTTCCCTGCCGCTTGTGATCGGCACCGTATTTGCAAGCGGCACCTTTGGAGCGTTCGCCTCTCCGTTAAGCGATGACACCAATACGATTGCCCGGATCTTG
- a CDS encoding mannitol-1-phosphate 5-dehydrogenase, whose product MKSTIHFGAGNIGRGFIGALFSQSGYHVTFVDIADEIINKLNEEKSYKVKTAADPQEVMEIANVSGLNNMKQEQEVIEAIGQAEYVTTAIGPNILPRIAPLIAKGIEKRLGENDAPLYIIACENQIGATDILKGHILEQLDGETKAKLEGRVFFFNSAVDRIVPIQNNQGSLDVLVETYYEWVVETNQEIPHVEGMMTVPDLAPFIERKLFTVNTGHAVTAYFGWLAGKETIDEALNDETISEQVKNTLKETGAYLVKTYGLDQGEHDKYIGKIIGRFQNPYLHDGVSRVGRSPLRKLGPEDRLVKPARESNRLGLPTENLAKAIAAALLFDVKDDSESVELQKMVSEHGIVHVLTEVSKLDRESSLVKEIAAQYEQLKK is encoded by the coding sequence ATGAAAAGCACGATTCATTTTGGCGCAGGAAATATTGGAAGAGGATTTATCGGAGCGTTATTCTCCCAGTCGGGCTACCACGTGACATTCGTGGATATTGCCGATGAAATCATCAATAAACTGAATGAGGAAAAAAGCTATAAAGTAAAAACTGCAGCAGATCCGCAGGAAGTCATGGAAATTGCGAACGTTTCAGGATTAAATAATATGAAGCAGGAACAGGAAGTCATTGAAGCAATCGGACAGGCAGAGTATGTAACAACCGCCATCGGCCCGAATATCCTTCCAAGAATTGCTCCGCTGATTGCAAAGGGAATTGAGAAGCGTTTGGGTGAAAATGATGCTCCGCTATACATCATTGCCTGTGAAAATCAGATTGGTGCCACGGACATCCTGAAAGGACACATCCTCGAGCAGCTGGACGGGGAAACGAAAGCAAAGCTTGAAGGCCGTGTATTCTTCTTCAATTCAGCCGTCGACCGTATTGTTCCGATTCAAAACAATCAAGGATCTCTCGATGTGCTGGTTGAAACATATTATGAATGGGTCGTGGAAACCAATCAGGAAATTCCTCATGTTGAAGGAATGATGACCGTTCCGGACCTTGCTCCATTCATTGAAAGAAAGCTATTCACTGTCAACACAGGTCATGCCGTAACCGCTTATTTCGGCTGGCTTGCCGGGAAAGAAACCATTGATGAAGCGCTGAATGACGAAACCATTTCCGAACAGGTCAAAAACACGCTGAAAGAGACAGGCGCCTATTTAGTCAAAACGTACGGTTTGGACCAAGGCGAGCATGACAAATACATCGGAAAAATCATTGGACGCTTTCAAAATCCATACCTTCATGATGGTGTATCAAGGGTTGGTCGTTCCCCGCTCCGAAAGCTTGGACCAGAAGACCGTCTTGTGAAGCCAGCACGGGAGTCGAACCGCCTTGGGCTTCCGACGGAAAACCTGGCGAAGGCCATTGCAGCAGCATTGCTGTTTGATGTGAAGGATGATTCCGAATCCGTTGAACTGCAGAAGATGGTCAGCGAGCATGGAATTGTTCATGTTCTGACTGAAGTAAGCAAGCTGGACCGGGAGAGTTCGCTTGTAAAAGAAATTGCAGCACAGTATGAACAGCTGAAAAAATAA